CTGTCGCAATCCAATGAGAGGGaaaggaaacacacacacacacaaacacatacagagGTACATTATATTGTGAGGCAATCGCTTCTGGACTGACATATCGGTCCAGAACATTTCATCAGTGCAGCGATAAACACATTGAACGTTATCGAGACGTCTAGTGGGAGCAAGAGAGACAGAGTGGTGGTAGGGCATTGGCTGAAGCATACCATAAATAAGAGGAAAGCAGCTTATTCAAGACCTTATTTTCATGGTGGACCTGTTAGTTTAGCAAAAGTTCTCCACTCCAGTTCTCTTTGTGATAGATGGCCTCGATTCACTCGGTATGATGGTTTTATTTCCTAATGATAAATATGTGGGTTTCTTTTTCCATATCTCGTAAATTGTCAATGACTTCAGAGAAACCCCCtaactttagtttttttttaaaaaaaaagatcaatttattttgtacaatatgcaattataaaaatattaattcaaaTATTAATGTCCACGGCAGTTGAATCTGTTTAATTCAATCTTTCGAAACAGACAAACCGATTTCCCTTTGCATATTAGTTTTCCCAGTCAGGCTATTTTGGTTGCATTCGTTCTGTTGCTTTGTTACATTATAGCGTTTGAAATGTGTGTCACTATTATTGTTGACCTGACAGCAGGAGTCAATTGTGTATATGGCTGGCTAAGTAGGTCATTTGTATAATGGCTTTATTTTCCTGGTTCGTGGTGTTGTCATCAACAGCGTTGGAGTGGACCGCTGAGTTGCAACGCGGGTACTCGTCTCAAGAGGGCGCCACGATTATCTTCATTGCAATACCTGTGATTAAGAGCAGAATCGGGAAGTTTTTGCTCTAACGTTTAACGTTGTGAAGAAATTAGGAGGAAAGGCGAATTGAATTATACGTACTAATCGGAACCGTGGACACTCGGAGACCAGTGTTTTCTGATGCCAATTAAAATTTCAATTGAGGCGAAggagactgctgatgctggaatcttgagcaaaacgcaaagcgcctgaaaactcagcgggacaggcagcatctgtggtggaaataGATAGGCGACCTATCGGTTTGGGACTCTTCAGATAGATTCTGAATTGAAACCAAATTTGAATAGGTTTACCCAGCATGTGGATCAAGGATAGTCATTCTAATCCATGTGAATTTTAATGTGGTGGTGCGGGTCTTTTCTCAGTATCCAATCCCTGCTAAATGCTGCCAGCGGAATTCCAGCACTTTATCAGTGTGTATTTTAATCTAAAAGCCCTGAGTTATGATAGTGTCATGATTCCCCACTGCCTATCTATCTACCTCAATGTCCATTTGAGTGAAGATGCTTTAAGGTATCCAGAGATAGTTTGTGGAACCTCACATGGAGTATCCAGTGTGAAATATCCTCTATAACTCCTATATATATACCTGATATATCATTTATATCCTCTATAcctgctatagagggagtgcagcgaacaTTCTCCAGGTTGGTTCCTTGGGTGGCAGGTCTGTGATGTGGGGGTGATTGAGTAGAGTATGCCATTTTATTAAAAGTTCAGAACATTGATTTCACTGTAAAATTGTCACAGAGCTCAGCAGGATAGTTGAAGGAAATACATTTCTCCTTGTTCAGGAATCTAGAGTTAGGATTCACTGTTtgcaaaataaaatacatttcagACTGGAGTAAGGTGAAATTTTGTTCACTTTTGTAATTCTCCATCCGTATGAGTGGAATTGAGAGATATACGGACAGACCAGGAAAATGGTGTTATTGTAAATCAACCAAGGTTTTTTTGAAGGTGTTGGAGCAGCTCAAGGGACTCCATGGTCTATTACTATTCCTTTTTCTTCTGTTGTTATAATCATTGTTACTGTTTAAGCAGTTGCTGCACTTTTACTGCCTTTCGGACCAACAGCTCAATCCTATTATATTTCTCATTTGATTTATTGCCAGCAAGCAAACTTCACATCATGAATCTAACGTTAGAATCTTATGTGCATTTtattgcaagtaatattaaatggAAGTGGATTCTCGGTATACATATCTTCCTTTAGCAAGAAAATTGTTAATGAACCTCAATATTTACAAATATTATCTATAAGCATTAAGAAAATGGAAGCAACGTATTAACTATAagtatctgaattgtgtcaattATTCTATTCATACGAGTGTGGGGCTTTAACCATTTTCATTCTCAAAACAAACAAAGAAATGAAATGTTTGCTTTATCATCATTTCATCCTATTCTGTAAATAGAAATAGGGTCATAGTTACAGTTGAGTAATACAATAAGCACAGTGTCAATGGGTACTTGTagaacattttttgttttttacgGCAAGGTTTTATAGAATAAAGATAAACAAGGATTATATTACATATATTGTTTCTAATTATGAATAAACCTTTAAAATGTAAGTCTGCTTGCTTTCTCCTTACAAATATAGAACACTTTTGTGGAAACAGGTTATATCATTGCGACCTAACAATTGTGACATTTTTTTTGTAGTTCAGCAAATGTCATAACTtgaatttttttaatgaaagtatTTACATTCAATGAATTGGTGTATGAAGAGTTTGAGGAAGTTGGGAATTGAGTTGATATTtctgggtggcatagtggtgcagttaGTTAGTAaatcctcacagtgccagagacccaggtttaatcctgaccctgGGTTCCGTCTCTGGAGTTtggccatgtggattttctctgggtggtctggtttcctcctacatcccaaagatgtgctggttggtAGGCTAATCTTCAATCTGAAATAATGTGAGGAAAGTGaagagagtgtgggggagaatAAAAGTAAAATTAGATGGCTCATGATTGGTAGGCCAGTGCCCATTTCCTTTCTATATCTTTCTGTAACTCAATGATAAAtagttaaataaataaacatttgaaTGCATTacttaattaaattatttttagcaCATTTCTGTGGAGAATAAAGACCATCAATTTGTTAGGGAATTGATAATGATGTTAGATATTGGCATGTTTGAAGATAATATATTTCTAAGCTAGTGGACATGGAATGTTATAGTTATATGTTATTGTTACCCTGACTGCAGCATTAATAAACACATTTGACCAGGATATTATTTCTCAGCCCGTCACTTGCCTTCTGACATTTAAACTAGTTATTGAAAAACCTTAAAATTCATCATACCATTTACAACAAGAATGGGAAATGTCCCCACATAAATCATAAATTTATCAGGGAATTATtgttgaattatttttaaatatgtttttttgttCCCATTTAAGCATCGACCCTGAAGAACTGAATTGATATTTTCATGTTTTAACAGCTGACTAGTTTATTTATTGTGAAAAGTAACTCATGATTTCAAATAATCAACCGTTTCTGGGAACTTCCTTTGCAGAAATTATTTAACAATAAAAAATAGAGAAGTGCTCTACCAAGTAGTGAAAATCCGCATTAAAATATGCAAAATCATATGGATTTGTTTGGTAAGCTattgctttgaagttgaaagttaATGATAGATGAAATAGACAATTAATAATATTGTTAAATGGAAAATTGTCATCCCATGTTAAGAGCGTTTAACCATTAGGATAATCAAGACAGTTATTTTTACATGTATctgaattgtagattaaacttttAGAAAAGCAAATGAAGGATCTGTCAGTATCAAATTTATACTCAGAAATACTTTAAAGATGGATTTTGAAAATTGAATAAAATCAGTTGGAAATCCTTAACtccaattaaattaattttcataaaGATTCTGTGAAGTTTCCTAGAATCTAACCATTGAAATATGTGCAATTGATATTTTCTTTGTCTGGAACTGGCCATCTCCACCATGTTCAGTTAGAGGGCAAACAGATTAATAGCCAACATTTATAAATCGCCAGTCCTGTTTTAGATGTTGTAGTAGTTGGAAATGGTTATAGTTCATAAAAATGATTATAATTCttaaaatttgttttaatttcaaaaaGCATAGAATTTGGAGAAGGCACATTTGCGCAGAAATAGGACTATCATGTTTAAATATGTATATtaataaatatttaattggagATGGGGAAAGGGAATTTACGTTGCTTCATATCTTTTCTTAACTCTGATTCATCAGCATTGTATTTTATCAATAGTGACAGCAACCCACTACCAGGATAAATCCACCTGTTTCAGAGAACAATCAATCATCTGCGTTGCTTTTAATTTAAGAAAAGCAAAAACAATCTTTTAGTTAACCGTCACAAAAGTCAGTGTACACAGAGAACAATTATAATTAGTAAAAGCAGCTCATCTCATGGTTTAAATATTGTTTGATTCATCAGTGATGCAGGactatttattttatattaattAGGTATGATTACTTggaaaacattttaaacaaaagcAGTGAACCTCCTACTTTTGTTCTATACGGGCCAGTGAAGCTGCACAATACTTCCTCTATTGCGCTGTCATTATTTATAAACTTGCTCTGTTAATATGTAAAAGGTTCAGCAGTCAAATATCACTTTTCATCTGATACTGTATTtgatcattttttttacacaaagaagaCTGACTGGTTATTCTAAGAATTGCTAGCAATCATTTCCACTAGTAATCACTCCTGGGATTTAACTTGGTGGGATCCAGGCTTACTGAGTAATTTTCCAAGTTATGACtaacaaaaataatatttattgagtatgtggtTATTTTCAGCATGTATATCTTTCAAGAAACAGACTGGTAAAAATACAAATTAGTCCTTTCAGGCAAACTGACTACAGTACATGATGTAATGTAAcaacattttttaatctttttttaatcAGCAGTGTCGTGTTTGGTGTCCTTGTATTCTTATCTCGTCTGTGTTTTGGCCTGAGTTCTTGTTGCTATGTACTTCTGACCTCTCGATATAGAGTTAGAAAGATTGTCAGTGTAATGGTTGCAGCTTCAGTTGTGGTCTATCAGTATCTATTAGTGATACAAATACAAAAAGGGCTTCCCCAATTCCTGGATGCCTTTTGGAATTCATAATCattctttattagccaagtatgctttgcaaATTGAGGGACGGATGCTGTTAAAAAGAAACTGACAAAACCATTTGTTTGAGGAGATGACTGCAATAGAGAAGTAGTCATGCCAAAAATAATGCTGGGGTATTTTGTTTAAGAAAAGGTTTAAGACTATACTTTAAAGAAATTTAGTTTTACCGTTTAGGACGCCATTTATAGAAATTTACATGCGTCTACATAGTAGTTTTAGAATTATTGTCGAaacgaggaaatgcagatgctggtttacaaaataaggcaCAGAGAAGTGGAGTAGTACAGCAAACCAGGTAGCATCTCAAACTggatcttgagtctgaagaagcgtaCCAAGCTGAACCATCCCCTACCCATGTTTTTTctgggatgctgtctgatccgctgagctactccagcactctgagtcttaaaaaaaatattgttcccAAATAATTGTTAGAGAATATGCGTGCATTGATGGAACTTGTATATATTGGGACGTATTGGCTCGTATTTCATCCTGATAATGTGGACTGTGGCACTCACTACCCACCTTGAGGAAAGCTGTCTACAAAGACCCAGCAATCCCTGTGCTGTGAATATTGCCACTTCTGGTGCTGACAGCTCCCTGGGACCTCTGGTATCACACAACTGTGGTGTCGGCACCTGCAAGCTGGATAAATAGGCCATCtcagtttaaaataaaactgaagtaGAAGCCATtattgtaatccacattttatcaTGAATTCTGGATGGGATGTGGTCTGTTCTTTAACCAAAACGTTTTAGTTAAAAAGCAAGTCGCATAATTACAAACATGAAATCAGCTTTTTTAATCAGTAATTATATCTTTAAAATGTCTACCTCTCACAAGAGTGcaatcttttaaatattatttttacagCAAGAGTAGTTTGTAAATACCAGAGGTTCTTATGTTTGTGAACTTGACAATTAGGCTGGAGAAAATTGCAAATCTGCCAGTGAATCACTGTAGCAACCTGAGGATTTTCATTTAAACtccaggagttgctgcctgatttcTCCCATAATAATAAAAAGCACAAATGGCTCCATGGTGTTTTCTAATTGCAGATTTTAAGTCTTAATAAAGGTGAAATAGGTCTATGAAATTGAAAATTTGATGATAATGTATGCCTGGAACTTCATGCCAGATTGGTAAAGCTAAATGCACTGTATAATTGAGTGTCATTGATGTCAAAGAGTTCTGGAGGCTATCTGTAATACACTCTCGAGAGTTTAGCACTGCCAGCAGAAAATGAAATTCTTGGCAATTCTTTAACGTGGCATTTGTTTCAAAATGattaatttgtttaattttctTTCTTCCAGGATGTCGATAAAATCACAGCGTAATTGAAAGACTTCTTCTATCAAGTCCAACAATAAATCTTGCAGCTGTTTTGAAATCCAACCGGTAATGAAGATCTGGGTGCAATTAAGGTTTCAGATTTCATTTGTGTTGCAAACAGTGAAGGTTTGGAAGTAGAAGCCAGCTAATGGAAGAAACATTTTCAATGAGGTATATTCTAGAAAATAGTTAAGAACATTTTTGTCCCATCAGCCGTACATACACGTGAGGACAAAGTTGACATAATGGAAGCACAGAGACCAGCTCTCCAGAAAAATACAGGATTGGTTGGATCTTGCGTTTCTGGGGAACAAATGATGGTATTAGCTCCTGCTTTTGAAAACAGTGCAGAGACTTTATCTGCAGATGACAGTATGATGAGTGATGACATGAGCATTGGGTCTCTCAAACAAAAGTCTTCGACTTGTCGCAGAAAGCGGGAATTCATCCCTGATGAGAAGAAAGATGCACTATACTGGGAGAAGAGAAGAAAAAATAACGAAGCGGCCAAAAGGTCACGTGAGAAGCGGCGTTTGAATGATATGGTTTTGGAGAACAAACTTATGGCATTAGGTGAGGAAAATGTAAGACTGAAGTCGGAGCTTTTAGCTTTGAAATTAAAATTCGGATTAATTACTGCGGCATTTTATGCCCAGGAAATACAGAATCTTGGAAATTCTCCAGGGCCATGTTTTCAAGACTATAAACCCTCCAACATAAATTTAGCTGCTTTCCAACCAGAACATGAACATAATTTCCTTGCAAATGGCTGTATTTCCGTCATTAAACACTCTCCACCAAGTTCATTGTCAGATGTTTCGGAAACGTCTTCAAATGCCAGGGAAAGTCCCCTTCTCCAAGTTGCATGCAAAAGCCCAACCAGTACTTTCAATGTTATAAAAAAAGAACCTCTGGAATTCAAACTAGATACCGGGACCTGCTTAAGGGAACCCAGTGAGGATAATGGTTCATATATTGCAACTGTGTACAGGAACTACATTGGGAATGCTTTCAATGGAAATTATACCCATTCACCACCTTCTTTACAGATTACTAGATCATCAAGTAATTCCCCAGGAACATCAGAAGCCGATGAAGGCATCCAAGGGAAAAATACATCTgaagaagatggagaagatgaacaGCGTGTACCAAAAGGTCCAATACCCTCTCCTGTAGAACCAAAAACTGTGAGCATTGCCACGGTTAAGTTTCATGACTCAAATTCTTCTGCACTGCCTCACAAGCTTCGCATCAAGGCTAGAGCAATGCAGATTAAAGTAGAGAATGCGGAGGCACATTATGCAACGACAGGGAAACAACCATCTGCCAGCAATATTTCCACTGAAAAATCTTGCTCATTAGACAGTGCGACAATGTTTAAATGCAATTCTTCAAAGCCAGTACACTCTTCTCTTGCTCCTTTGTCTATTCAGGTTGCAAGCATCAATGATTGGTCTCAGAAACCAGAACTCTGGCGTCAAAAGGAGATTGAAGAGAAATTGGAAGGGGCATATAAAAATGTTCAGCCATGCTCTCCAGTTGCACTAACAAACCAATTGGTTAATTCTGGGAAGGACTCTGCTTGCAATGGCATTCACCAAGGGGCACGCTTGGAATCTGAGAACTTGTACttaaaacaaggaattgcaaactTAAGTGCAGAAGTTGCATCATTGAAAAAACTGATAGAAAAGCAGCAGGTTACTGCTTCAGACACTGGCAAATGCACTACCAAGAAAAGACTTGCCAACTAAGATTCTAAAATGAAGTAGAGTAGTACATTTTATATTATGCTAAATTTTCACTGGAACTGTTGTCATTTCACTGTAGTTAAATTGTGATTTCTTGTAAATGCTTATGTACGTTCTGAATTGTACATTATGAAATTTGTCTTTTGTGACTTTGTGATAAACATAGTCTGATGAAAACATTCACTTCTGTACATTCAAATGCCTGATTCAATGCTACAGATGAATCTTTTACCTTTTTGTTTTATCAGACATCAAAAAGCAAAATATCAGGTACAATAATTAAACTGTTGATGAATAACGAGACGCCTAATTTTTGTTGAATATGGGAAATTATGCAAAAATTGTTTGTATTTCAGTTTGCAAATATGAAGGTTCTGTTACATCCAATTGTTTAAATACCATTGCCTGGAACATAGCTGGCTGAACTCgaaatgtaaaaataattccCCTGGATCTTGAGTAATTTagtatatttacaaaattataatTGAAGATCATCAGcatatttacaaaattaaaattgaagatcGGCGAATTAAAGTTGCACAACAATATTTTATTGTTAAAGTGctattcatgtttagtttagagctacagagtggaaacaggccctttcggcctaccgagtctgcaccgaccagctaatactatcctacacacactcgggaaaatttacaattttaccaagccaattagcttacgtCGTCTGTTCCTCTTtggcctgtgggaggaaactggagctcccggagaaaacccacgcaggtcacggggagaatgtacaaactccttacagacagcacccatagtcaggaataaACCCAGGTTTATTTCAACTTGaattttaaaggatttttttCTTTCATAAAATTAAATTTGGTTCCTGTTCCCAAGTGCTGAATTAAATGAAGATTTTATTCAATTTTTATAATCTAGTGTCAGCATAAAAACTGTCACAGGCCAGCTCCACATATATAAAATCATGTTTAGATGgtaaataaaactctcttgactgtaTCTAAAAAATATCTTAgtcctagtttttattatttgcaGGATGTGGGCATTGTGGTTGGCTGACGTGCATTTTGTGTTCCTATTGTATTTGAACAGAGTGGGCATTTAATTGTCCTTTTTAAAGGCAACCACAACACAGTTGATCAGCAATCAGGAGTCACTGGATTAGACTGATCACTATCCTTCCTGAAATTACACTAGCCTAAGcaaaaatacttttaaaaaataatttgggaCATCCATGGTCGCCATGGCTGTCACTATCTTTATATTCTATTCTGTTTAATCACTCAGATTTAAATTAATAATCTGTGGAATACAGACTGACCTATCTTGGGCTATGAACACCTGACCTATAGGCAGAAACCCAGcttggatcccgactacgggtgctgtctgtacggagtttgtatgttctccccgtgacggcgtagattttctctgagatctttggtttcctcccacactccaaagacaccacAGGTTTGCagtataattggcttggtataaatgtaaaattgtccctcgtgtgtgtgtgtgtgtatagaatagtgttaatgtgcagggatcactgatcggtgcagattcggtgggccgaagggactatttccgtgctgtatctccaaaaaaaaaaccaaaagctGCCTGTTCCTCCAAAGCAGGTCACTCAAGAGAATTTGAAAAATGACAAGCAATCCTCTTTATTTGCAATGATTCTCTATAAAAAATGTAACATCCACTAATACTTAAAGCCTTTATCATAACTTGCCATTGATTGTGACATCCTCATCCCCATTCTAACTAGGCAGGGTAAGAAAATAAATGTTCATATTAATTAATCTCCTTCAACATCACTCATTGCAATGCCTTGGAGGTATGGTTACTGTATCGTTATTTGTGTGTTTACTGACAGGGACAAaatcaatggaaataaaaatagactgaggataccgaagatagatacaaaaagctggagtaactcagcgggacaggcaccatctctagtgagaaggaatgggtgttcaagatgttggtcaagacccttcttcagactattcaggggaagggaaacaagagataaagacgatgatgtagagagataatgaacaatcaattaaatatatgcaaaaaagtaacaaagataaacgaaacaggccactgttagctgtatGTTAGGCGAAAACGAGAAGCTTGTGtgacgggtgggggagagatggagaaagagggaatgctggggttacttgaagttagataaatcaatattcataccactgggctgtgagctgcccaagcaacgtatgagatgctgttcctccaatttgcatttagcctcactcggacaatggaggagacctaggacagaaaggtcagtgtgaaattaaagtgtttagcaaccgggagatcaggtaggtccaggtggactaagcgaaggtgttcagtgaaacgatcgcccagtctacttaTGGCCTCGCCAATGGATAAGAGTCcatatcttgaacaatggatacagtagatgaggttggaggaggtgcaagtgaacctctgcctaacctgaaaggactgttggggtccccgGACAGAGTCGAGGATACCGTGTTCCACTCGTACATGCCTGACTTCAGGCTACTAACCTGGTACATTAACCACTGTGCGTAGATCTATGATAATTTGATTTTGTGTTGCCTGCACTATTCATTCCAGtgctttatttaatttaattgaacTGTAACTAATCTTGCTTGTATACCGATTTCACCCAGAAACTGATTGTGGTACCACATTAGTGGAAAATACGAGAAAGGGAAAAatatttttacattcatacctAGATTCCAGGCTAATGAGATGGAGGTGCAATACTGTCATATTTTAGTGAATTGGCCCAATTGATCAAAAGCCACGTAGTCAGTTGATCATTATGGGCAAGAACATAGATCtgataatattttaatatttcagttAACAGGTGAAATTCGGCTTTTGTCTGTGCTCAGTCGGTTTTGGCAAAGAACATTTGGGTTTGAAAGTTACCACAAGAAAGCCAATTGTGTGGTTAAGTTTCAAGTTTAGTAATATTTAAGGTGGTATGACTATAAGTATGCAGTAACTGCATTACACATTACTCCAGTGCTCCCTGCATTATAGCAATACAAGAGTTGCAAGGAACTAACTGTCCTACTCATCCAGGATTGACAAGAAATTGCTGGGTTTCTATGCCTGTGTCTGGCAGGCATGGCGAGTGTGTGTATGCGGTATCATTTCTGGGGAGATGGTAGACAATGatcaagagttcaagttcaagattaTTTAataccacacagtcaagctggtggaattcatgtTCAGTACAGGATTTTACACAATAAGCTGATTCCAGTCATGCAGACATACAGTTTGTGGTACAGAAGAACACAGTaagcagaacataacataacataaaacacagacagtatacagtacatgcacgggGTGGCTTTGTGATATTATCATAGAGCGTTCAGAGTTTGAATTGCatatgggtagaaactgtttttgaatcATGATGTTTTGGCAGGCAAtgagctgtagcgcctccccgagggcagcaggtggaagatgtggtgagctgggtgggggggatcagaaatgattttcttcacccttgacacggaccgtttgagattgagtgaatctattg
This portion of the Leucoraja erinacea ecotype New England chromosome 3, Leri_hhj_1, whole genome shotgun sequence genome encodes:
- the nfil3 gene encoding nuclear factor interleukin-3-regulated protein yields the protein MEAQRPALQKNTGLVGSCVSGEQMMVLAPAFENSAETLSADDSMMSDDMSIGSLKQKSSTCRRKREFIPDEKKDALYWEKRRKNNEAAKRSREKRRLNDMVLENKLMALGEENVRLKSELLALKLKFGLITAAFYAQEIQNLGNSPGPCFQDYKPSNINLAAFQPEHEHNFLANGCISVIKHSPPSSLSDVSETSSNARESPLLQVACKSPTSTFNVIKKEPLEFKLDTGTCLREPSEDNGSYIATVYRNYIGNAFNGNYTHSPPSLQITRSSSNSPGTSEADEGIQGKNTSEEDGEDEQRVPKGPIPSPVEPKTVSIATVKFHDSNSSALPHKLRIKARAMQIKVENAEAHYATTGKQPSASNISTEKSCSLDSATMFKCNSSKPVHSSLAPLSIQVASINDWSQKPELWRQKEIEEKLEGAYKNVQPCSPVALTNQLVNSGKDSACNGIHQGARLESENLYLKQGIANLSAEVASLKKLIEKQQVTASDTGKCTTKKRLAN